The following are from one region of the Montipora foliosa isolate CH-2021 unplaced genomic scaffold, ASM3666993v2 scaffold_425, whole genome shotgun sequence genome:
- the LOC137988710 gene encoding uncharacterized protein: MRDNEDIDDYFRILEMTAKAQSLPEIEWIGNLVPKLTEKAKSVYLEIPDSKCQDYCESVIIKAYQLTADHYRYRFRTSEKLPDEDFVQWANHTRRYLNRWMDVAGATGDPEKISEQIMIERLLDAVSPERRAWLKERKPVNAEELGNMANLHVQSRKGPLVDGRYAPFGSQGFKQKSSSVVPVQKETQSSFTQSKIHPSPYSRSAKPKPEITCFKCGQLGHMPFNCSRGRIKPPQGSLLCMTPLEPKRPQFPPCNVRGKISGIPAEMVVDSGCTRTLVHERFMIDKDSFTGDEVTVLTASGERLTVPLAWVQFESDQGEHLELVGILSKHLLQTMFLDSGRKMFRWTAPKVLKPLCYRGDKRRLKRPSREPIVWLTAKMHSHLKICRKGSLKKNGLNEGDLRILFRDKDVGEEACENSVELSDSDSDGDTRADHLLLNILDRNKKQLIKDQNSDVTFLKARNGATYKEPMETDGFFLKGGLLMHRRFNKSVHNGVREVPCESTGYSPFELLFGRTVRGPLSVIKESWLGKEIKSERNLVSHVLEIRRRLAMMQRLVQDRMKRVQGTQKRLHDVHSSTRSLKVGDKALVLLSTPGSKLEVHWQDPFKVTKVFNDGLHYEIDTGKSHKQQRVYHINLLSKWQSRDETASYIMSESFETSLPHEKCISPFCRNETWEDVIISDALTKDQKDQVKDLLRKYADVFFGNPSVTSVATHRIDTPYSTPIRCSSYKVPQKLEEVVNNEIENMLKMGIIRPSASPWAFPVVVVPKTDGTIRLCVDYRKLNSITKMDAYPVPSTDRMIEKIALATYITTLDLTKGYWQIPLDKSTIEKSAFITTKGLYEFLVMPFGMKTAGATFQRMMSDVVLKGFNFAGAYIDDLEVDTHTSFS, translated from the exons ATGCGAGACAACGAGGATATAGACGACTATTTTAGAATTTTGGAGATGACCGCAAAGGCACAGTCTCTACCAGAAATTGAGTGGATCGGTAACCTGGTACCCAAGCTCACTGAGAAGGCGAAATCAGTTTACTTAGAGATTCCGGACTCCAAGTGCCAAGATTATTGTGAGTCAGTGATTATCAAAGCCTACCAACTAACTGCTGATCATTACAGGTATAGATTCCGAACATCAGAGAAGCTACCGGACGAAGATTTTGTGCAGTGGGCTAATCATACAAGACGATATTTAAATCGTTGGATGGACGTTGCGGGGGCTACAGGTGACCCGGAGAAGATTTCAGAGCAGATCATGATTGAGAGGCTTTTGGACGCGGTAAGTCCCGAACGTAGAGCCTGGTTAAAGGAACGCAAACCTGTGAATGCTGAAGAACTTGGTAATATGGCAAATTTACACGTGCAATCGCGTAAGGGTCCCCTTGTTGATGGTAGGTACGCGCCATTCGGTAGTCAgggttttaaacaaaaaagtAGCTCAGTCGTTCCAGTACAGAAAGAGACTCAGAGCTCATTCACACAATCCAAGATCCACCCTTCCCCATACAGTAGAAGTGCAAAGCCAAAGCCTGAGATAACTTGTTTTAAGTGTGGTCAGCTTGGTCACATGCCTTTCAACTGTAGCAGGGGCCGGATTAAGCCTCCCCAGGGTTCCTTGTTATGTATGACACCCCTAGAACCTAAACGACCGCAGTTTCCACCTTGTAACGTTAGAGGCAAGATAAGTGGGATACCTGCAGAGATGGTCGTAGACTCTGGTTGTACGAGGACCCTAGTACATGAAAGATTTATGATTGACAAAGATTCCTTTACAGGAGACGAGGTTACAGTCCTAACTGCATCGGGAGAACGCCTCACAGTCCCTTTAGCTTGGGTTCAGTTTGAAAGCGATCAGGGTGAACATCTAGAATTAGTGGGAATTTTGAGTAAACACTTACTACAGACGATGTTCTTAGACAGTGGGAGAAAAATGTTTCGGTGGACGGCTCCAAAGGTGTTGAAGCCTTTGTGCTATCGAGGCGACAAAAGGCGCTTGAAGAGGCCCAGCAGAGAGCCGATAGTTTGGTTGACCGCGAAAATGCACTCGCACTTAAAAATCTGTCGGAAAGGGAgtctaaaaaaaaatggtcTTAATGAGGGCGACTTGCGAATACTCTTCAGGGACAAAGACGTAGGTGAGGAAGCGTGTGAGAACTCGGTTGAGCTCTCGGATAGTGACTCAGATGGGGATACACGTGCGGATCATTTACTCCTCAATATTCTCGATAGAAATAAAAAACAGTTAATAAAAGACCAGAATTCAGATGTGACCTTCTTAAAAGCGCGTAATGGAGCTACTTACAAGGAACCCATGGAAACGGACGGTTTCTTTCTTAAGGGAGGGTTACTCATGCACCGCAGGTTCAACAAAAGCGTACACAATGGAGTCAG GGAAGTTCCATGTGAATCCACAGGGTACTCCCCTTTCGAGTTGCTTTTTGGACGTACAGTAAGAGGTCCCCTGTCAGTAATCAAGGAGTCGTGGCTTGGGAAGGAAATTAAATCTGAAAGGAACCTTGTGAGTCATGTTCTTGAAATTCGTAGGAGACTGGCAATGATGCAGCGTCTGGTACAAGATCGTATGAAGAGAGTGCAAGGTACTCAGAAACGATTGCATGACGTTCATAGTTCCACACGTAGTTTAAAAGTCGGTGACAAGGCATTGGTTCTTCTTTCTACTCCAGGGAGTAAGTTGGAAGTGCATTGGCAGGACCCATTTAAAGTGACGAAGGTTTTCAATGATGGTTTGCACTATGAGATTGACACCGGTAAGTCCCACAAACAACAGCGAGTCTATCACATTAATCTATTGAGTAAATGGCAGAGTAGGGACGAGACGGCTTCCTATATAATGTCAGAATCTTTCGAAACCTCTTTACCACATGAAAAATGCATATCCCCATTTTGCAGAAATGAAACTTGGGAGGATGTTATCATTTCGGATGCTTTAACCAAGGACCAGAAAGATCAGGTGAAGGACCTTTTACGAAAATACGCAGATGTCTTTTTTGGTAACCCCAGTGTCACTAGCGTAGCGACACATCGGATTGACACGCCCTACTCTACACCAATACGTTGTTCTTCCTATAAGGTACCTCAGAAACTTGAAGAAGTCGTAAACaacgaaatagaaaacatgttaaaaatggGTATCATTCGCCCCTCAGCCAGCCCCTGGGCCTTCCCGGTCGTTGTCGTCCCCAAAACTGATGGTACCATACGACTTTGCGTCGATTATAGAAAACTTAACAGTATTACTAAAATGGATGCCTATCCGGTCCCATCTACGGACCGCATGATTGAGAAAATAGCCTTGGCAACGTACATCACCACCCTTGACCTCACTAAGGGATACTGGCAGATTCCTCTAGATAAATCAACAATCGAAAAATCAGCTTTTATCACCACAAAAGGATTATATGAATTTCTGGTCATGCCTTTTGGTATGAAGACTGCCGGGGCCACTTTCCAACGAATGATGTCAGATGTCGTTTTAAAAGGGTTTAATTTTGCAGGAGCCTACATTGATGATCTTGAAGTAGACACACACACTTCCTTTTCATAA
- the LOC137988652 gene encoding exonuclease 3'-5' domain-containing protein 2-like isoform X2: MKEMGESTTGNVSKKVNVVHKCLNDHENTSPIKLNKGHENSFYSLVICFVAFLQWFFQMLFFWPDEHIRKRSSICLSQETERSKEPKNARVFVLDDASSCDTLLQYYRSQYPFRMNYLGIDCEWVNTKGQVNSPVALLQIATPICDCFLVRLCKMEGQMPQILEEILQDKTILKFGVGIQDDVKRLSAMFGINVWGCVDLRHVVQRCQIGTDDQKRCF, from the coding sequence ATGAAAGAGATGGGCGAGAGCACGACTGGAAATGTTTCAAAGAAAGTCAACGTTGTCCACAAATGCCTTAACGACCACGAAAACACATCACCGATCAAACTAAACAAAGGACACGAAAACAGCTTTTATTCGTTAGTTATCTGCTTTGTCGCATTTCTGCAGTGGTTTTTCCAAATGCTTTTCTTTTGGCCTGATGAGCATATCCGGAAAAGGTCAAGTATATGCTTGTCTCAAGAAACGGAGCGTTCCAAGGAACCAAAGAATGCAAGAGTTTTTGTTCTGGACGATGCATCTTCCTGTGACACGCTTCTGCAGTATTATCGTTCACAATATCCTTTCAGGATGAATTACCTTGGAATTGACTGCGAGTGGGTAAATACTAAAGGCCAAGTGAATTCCCCTGTTGCATTGTTACAGATTGCAACTCCCATATGTGACTGTTTTCTTGTTCGTCTATGTAAAATGGAGGGTCAAATGCctcaaattttggaagaaattcTGCAGGACAAGACTATTCTTAAGTTTGGCGTTGGTATCCAGGATGATGTGAAAAGACTGTCAGCAATGTTTGGTATCAATGTGTGGGGATGTGTGGACCTCAGACATGTAGTTCAAAGGTGTCAAATAGGAACAGATGACCAGAAGAG
- the LOC137988652 gene encoding exonuclease 3'-5' domain-containing protein 2-like isoform X1 yields MKEMGESTTGNVSKKVNVVHKCLNDHENTSPIKLNKGHENSFYSLVICFVAFLQWFFQMLFFWPDEHIRKRSSICLSQETERSKEPKNARVFVLDDASSCDTLLQYYRSQYPFRMNYLGIDCEWVNTKGQVNSPVALLQIATPICDCFLVRLCKMEGQMPQILEEILQDKTILKFGVGIQDDVKRLSAMFGINVWGCVDLRHVVQRCQIGTDDQKRSTRSHVSHDSL; encoded by the coding sequence ATGAAAGAGATGGGCGAGAGCACGACTGGAAATGTTTCAAAGAAAGTCAACGTTGTCCACAAATGCCTTAACGACCACGAAAACACATCACCGATCAAACTAAACAAAGGACACGAAAACAGCTTTTATTCGTTAGTTATCTGCTTTGTCGCATTTCTGCAGTGGTTTTTCCAAATGCTTTTCTTTTGGCCTGATGAGCATATCCGGAAAAGGTCAAGTATATGCTTGTCTCAAGAAACGGAGCGTTCCAAGGAACCAAAGAATGCAAGAGTTTTTGTTCTGGACGATGCATCTTCCTGTGACACGCTTCTGCAGTATTATCGTTCACAATATCCTTTCAGGATGAATTACCTTGGAATTGACTGCGAGTGGGTAAATACTAAAGGCCAAGTGAATTCCCCTGTTGCATTGTTACAGATTGCAACTCCCATATGTGACTGTTTTCTTGTTCGTCTATGTAAAATGGAGGGTCAAATGCctcaaattttggaagaaattcTGCAGGACAAGACTATTCTTAAGTTTGGCGTTGGTATCCAGGATGATGTGAAAAGACTGTCAGCAATGTTTGGTATCAATGTGTGGGGATGTGTGGACCTCAGACATGTAGTTCAAAGGTGTCAAATAGGAACAGATGACCAGAAGAG